Genomic window (Oncorhynchus mykiss isolate Arlee chromosome 21, USDA_OmykA_1.1, whole genome shotgun sequence):
TTTACTGCTGTGCAAGAATCTCTGCAGTGTCCTTTGTCTGTTGATAATGTAATGTAGTCCTAACTGTTttcaaccatacacacacacacacacacagtttttctCAGAGTTTCCATTTTTCTTGCCAGAGCTCCGGAAAAGCTCAGAGTATCCGTAGCGCTGCTGCTTACCGTGCAGTTTCGATAGAAAGGAGAGGAAAAATCAGTTGCAAGACTGCTACCATTACCAGAGCAACACTTTAAACACGGAACATTCCTTATAGTAATGTATTCCCGGGCACTGCATGTACACCACACACAGCAAAAATCATTTAGCAACATGCCCCAGGTAGGTATAAAATTGACCACTGCTAGGTGGCTAAGTAGTTACACGGAGCTCATTTCGGAATTTATTTATGGGGGCTCTCCTCGACTGTCTCGTGCAGTTGACATCTCGCAGTGCTGCCGTAGGATTCGATAAGATTTTCAGTAGTGAAATCATTGCACGGGCCTCCTTCATATTTGATGATATGTATTTTTGTCAATCTCATAGCATTAAAAAACACATTTGGAGAATGGTGAGAATTTATACATTGTATAAATAgacggggtttatgactttgtggctgtggtaactagtgacgaccttGTGGAGCACGACTACGCTTTTCTACCACAAACCCTAGTATAGAAGGGCACGTCGCTAGCTACTGCCCTTGTGGACCATTTATTGTGTTCGTAGCAAACAACTGCATGTTCAAATATGCTATTTGGTTTGCTTGCACTTTTATGAAAATGCTCTCTCGAATAACATAACCCAAATAAATTCATGACAGTAGTTATGGGGTGTGATAAGTTAAGCTAATGATGTGACTCAGAGGacgaggtggccgagtggttaaggcgatggactgctaatccattgtgctctgcacgcgtgggttcgaatcccatcctcgtCGACAAATCTTTGTTTATGTATATTAAACCGCTGTGGAAGAATCTCTGCAGTGTCTGTTGATAATGTAATGTAGTCCTAACTGTTttcaaccatacacacacacacacctgtcgcGTACTGTGAGTAACTGGCTACTTTTATCCATACAATACATACCTGGCTGATGCGGTTAAAGCCATACTGCCTGAAGCCGTAGTACAGGGGCACGGTGCGGGGCCCAATGTAGAAGGGCTCCCAGGGGTCCACCCAGGATAATGTATAGATCACGTCCAGGGGCCCCAAGCCTTGGCTATCTATGTCTGTTCACCCACTAGGAGTAGTTGGTGGGGGCCTGGCACTGTGGGTATGGCACCTCATAGAAGGGCTGCACCTCTCCCACCTGGTACAGCTGTGCCAGCTCCGACTTGTTGGCAGGCATCTTGTGTACATGGCAGATCTCAAAGGCATGCAGGACGATGACCTCGTCTGTGGCAGGTTCACGTCTCATGACCAGCGACAGGAACTGCTGGTGGAGGTCGGCACTGGAGCCACACTGGTGCCATGTCGTTGGCTGATGTAGTTGGCTTCCATGACGCAGCTGGCAAAGTTCTAAAGAAGATTGTTTGGATAGGAGGCATTACCCCCGATGGCATAGTTCTGGTATTTTGTCTCGGTGCGTCTCCAGCCTGGCGATCACCGCGGCACAATCCTCCAGACCTGTACCCGTTCCTGCTCAGGGAAACTCGCCATCTTCCCGGAGTGGCATACCATGTGGAAGTACACTGAGGGCAGAAGATGCTGAGGGCTGTGGCAAATGTGGCATCTTGCGAAAATGGCCACAGAGAGGGTTCTGCCAACATTCCACCAAAGAGTCCTGGGGATGCAAGTTGTTGATGGATGTGTGCGTTGCTAAGGCCAATTGGTGCGAGCATCCGTTCCATTCTTCTGATTGGTGGAGAAATGGCTGTTGACCAAGTTATTGTACACACGGTATTTCCCGCTGGCATCAAACATATCCCCGTGGACAGCGAGTACCTGAGACACTCTAACCGTGAGTTTTTCTCCGAGTGGCCATTTTTCTTGCCAGAGCTCCGGAAAAGCTCCGAGTATCGGTAGCGCTGCTGCTTCAGTTGCAAGACTGCTACCATTACCAGAGCAACACCTTAAATACAGAACATTCCTTAGAGAGTAATGTATTCCCGGGCACTGCATGTACACCACACACAGCAAAATCCTTTAGCAACATGCCCCAGGTAATTGACCACTGCTAGGTGGCTAAGTAGTTTCACGGAGCTCATTTCGGAATTTATGTATGGGGGGCTCTCCTCGACTGTCTCGTGCAGTTGACATCACGCAGTGCTGCCGTAGGATTCGATAAGATTTTCAGTCGTGAAATCATTGCACGGGCCTCCTTCATATTTGATGATATGCGGTTTTGTCAATCTCATAGCATTAAAAAACACACTTGGAGAATTGTGgggtttccactagatagcacATCCACAAAGTTGTCTATATCGTAAAAATTAATGAAAACAAGAACTTGCTTTTTGGTCATAAGTTATTTTGATGTTAAAGTTAGTCATAAGGTACGCAGTGTGGTTGTGGTTcagtttaaaatcagattttaagcaGATACATTGTATAAATAGACGGCGTTTATGACTTTGtgtctgtggtaactagtgacaaccttGTGGCGCACGTCTCCGCTTTCCTACCACAAACCCTAGTATAGAAGGGCACGTAGCTAGCTAGTTCGACGTAAAATTGACCATTTATTGTGTTCGTAGCAAACAACTGCATGTTCAAATATGCTATTTGGTTTGCTAGCACATTGAAATAACATAACCCAAATACCCCCCTAAATTTAAGATAAATAGGGGTTTTGGCTTATGGTGTGACTCAGAGGacgaggtggccgagtggttaaggcgatggactgctaatccattgtgctctgcacgcgtgggttcgaatcccatcctcgtCGACAAATCTTTTCCTATCTCAGGAATAGAAGTTAGTGTGTGTAGAAAATGATATTGGTCAAAACTCAAACCCCGCCCAATAACCACATCAAATTGACACCTTCTTGCTCGAATACAAGGAAGAAACAAAAACGTTCAAACCATATTTATTGTCCAGTCGTGCCCCACACGATACACTATCGCGTGCTGTTTTTTGGGTACTCTATAGCTTACTGCTCCAGAGGATGGCATGCCATAGCACTGTCATTTATGACAGATGGTAGGAAGGTCCTTTGTTGAGACCAGTGCATCGGAAGACGTCATCCAGGTAGGTTTCATGTTGTCTTCACCCATTAAATGGTCCCCACAGTATAAGACTGCTGACAGGCCAGCTCATAAATGCCTAAAACAGTGACTAGCAAACCATATGGACTGAATAATATATTACTTATGtattatttaaattattatttgtattcctaacatgaaaatatatatatattcacaaaACTACACGGTGAAAGTTAATTTAGGCTAGGACAGTGTACTTCAGATCCTTTGGGGGCACTTAAGACTAGTACTGTATCAGACTGGaagtctgtcccaaatggcaccgtatcctctcaaaattagtgcactatgtaggaaatagggtgccatttgggacttgcATTTATGTTATCCATCTAAAACCGATGCTCAGAACAAGGTTTCTTTCCAAAACAGATCAAAATGATGCGGTGAACAGTGCTTTCCCAATCATATTGGCATTCCTTTTGCGTGTGTTGTTCTATGGCATGCCAGAGACAAACCTCTCAAAGACAAAACACCAACAATACAATCAATACCAACAGTACATTGAAATATGACAGTATTAATAAACATCAAATAAATGTGACAGACAATATACGGTCATCAAGAAGGCATGTTGTTTAATACAACTATCATCCCGTAAGATTTTGATGAAACACTGCCTcgagtaaaaggcgaaaggcttgttcATGTCTGAAGAGAAAATAAACCAGAGTAAGTAAATTGTTGGCTTAAGTTTTGTTTAACTATAGGTGAAAAGGATTCAATAACACACGGCTTCATTTATCTCAATTGAATGGTCTTGAGAATCTGGCCCTTGTAACATTGGTTTATAACCGTCATGCAAGACATACGTAAAACTCGGGCCCTTGAAATGCCTTTCAGGGTCTGTGCTGACTCGATGCTTGATGGCATTCTGCACAATTTCCTATTTTACTAAAGCCTTTTCACAAAGCTACGAAACTAGAACGCCGGCACCGCCTTTAGACGCGCTCCCTTCGCCCCCATTGGAGGACGCTGCAGATTTGCCCTGgccttcctccccttctcccacCAATCGGATGTTGTATTTTTCCCGGTACTCTGTGAGCTCCCGGCCTTTCGACTGCATCTGTGTGTTGAGGGATTCTACAATCTTTGAGATCTGTAAGGAAATGAGAGAGGGGAAAGCAGATCGTTAATCATAATGTCTGACCAGTAGTGATTTAGTTGTATAGGATAGTACTGCAACAACCTACAGTCTTGGTACCATAGCCTCGCACCATAACGAACATCAGTATTTTGCAGTAGATTACCTGCTGGGTGTCGACGAACGGTAACGATTCAACATGTAGAAGAATCATTAAGAAATGAAAAGAAAATGACTCCCGATATTCTGGTCAGAGGCGATAGGACGTTCACTTGCTGTAGAAGTACACTCGGCCGTTAGTTGCTCAAGTCTGTTTCCTCTATTAAAAAACTTCCAAGCGAGTTTACCTCACCAGTCGGACTACATACAGCCAATGGCCACCACATCGCATACATATTGACATATTCATGGCATCTTACCATTAATCACAATTATTTTGGAATTCCGATTTTACACCAGCACTTTTCACAAAGTGTTTTACAGTAACCTGAATTATACCCAAAAGAGCAAGCCAGAATAAAAATGTTACCTGTTCTTTATTGCTTTCCAGAGCTGGTAAGACTTCCTTAACTGTCCTCTCCACAAGCACCCCACCCACCAGCCGGAAGCACTTCCTTGTTGGGTCTACGTCTTTTAGGGTCTCAATGACTAGGCTGAGAAAAGAGGGAATTTGTAAAAGGAAAGTAACAAGGGTGAATCTTATCCTCTTTCTCAATACACATGGGAAGAGAAGATAAGGTTCCTCCCCTcataccttctcctccaatgtaTGTTGCgagggagatgagaagagaggactCCAGGGAAGACTTGAGATTCACCCCAAGTCTCAGAATCTCATCTCTAACACCTTAGACTGAACAATGATTATTCCTCTTTTTGGTTAAGTCCACTAAGGTGAACAGTGAGTGAATTGGTAGTGGTAATAGTAAAATGTCTGAAGCAagcatagccgcgggaagtagggATATGCTGCAGCAACCCCGGAAAAATCTGAATAaagtatattttatttttgaaataAGATTTTTGCACTGAAGTAGCGCACTGGGCCttaagtaaactcagcaaaaaaagaaaccctgaggaccctgtctttcaaagataattcataaaaatccaaataacttcacagatcttcattgtaaatggtttaaacactgtttcccatgcttgttcaatgaaccataaacaattaatgaacatacacctgtggaacggtcgttaagacactaacagcttacagacggtaggcaattaaggtcacagttatgaaaactcaggacactaatgagacctttctactgactctggggAGGAAAAAAAAGATGCCCAAGGTCCCtgttcatctgcgtgaacgtgtcttaggcatgctgcaaggaggtatgaggactgcagatgtggccagggcaataaattgtaatgtctatactgtgagactcctaagacagtgctacagggagacaggacggacagctgatcgttctcacagtggcagaccacgtgtaacaacacctgcacaggattggtacagcacacctgcgggacaagtacaggatggcaacaacaactgcccgagttacaccaggaatgcacaatccctccatcagtgctcaaactgtccacaataggctgagagactggactgagggcttgtaggcctgttgtaaggcaggttctcaccagacatcaccggcaacaacgtcgcctattgGCACAAacacaccgtcgctggaccagacaggactggcaaaaagtgctcttcactgacgagttgcgtttttgtctcaccagaggtgatggtcggattcgcgtttatcgttgaaggaatgagcgttacaccgaggcctgtagcgggatcgatttggaggtggagggtccatcatggtctgtggcggtgtgtcacagcatcatcagactgagcttgttgtcattgcaggcaatctcaacgctgtgcgttacaggga
Coding sequences:
- the LOC110500451 gene encoding prefoldin subunit 2 — encoded protein: MAANSSSTVSKPSNSTGGKPSGPSAEQVVAAFQRMRSEQRSMASKAAELEMEINEHSLVIETLKDVDPTRKCFRLVGGVLVERTVKEVLPALESNKEQISKIVESLNTQMQSKGRELTEYREKYNIRLVGEGEEGQGKSAASSNGGEGSASKGGAGVLVS